The nucleotide window TCTCCTGCAGATATTTCACCTTCTTTTATAAACTCTTGATATCTTTTTTGTAATTTGTCTTCTTTTTGATATATATCTAAGCTTTTAACTAAAAAATCCAATATAAAACCATTTGTTCTATGTTTAGCAAATTTAATTTCTTTTTTTTGCACTTTCTCCTCCAGCTAATTTTCTATATTAAAATAGTAATAAAACATAAAATTGCTCCATCAAGATTAAGGAGCTATTATGAAAGAAATAACTATAAATTGGCATATTATACAAAAGTGTAACTATAAATGTTATTACTGTTTTGCTAAATATGAAAAATCAAAGAGGAAAGAGATTCATTACTCAAAAAAAGAGATAGAGATTCTATTAAACAAAATTTACAAAACATTTAATAGTAATTATAAAGATTACGATATTAGACTAAATATTGCAGGAGGTGAGCCTACGTTATCAAAGAACTTAGGTTTTATCATCGAAACAGCATATAGAATTGGATTTAACGTTTCTATAATTACAAACTCTTCTATTTTAACAACAATGTTTATTAAATCATATGCTAAATATCTATCAATGTTTGCAATAAGTATTGACAGTATAAATAGGGATAACAATATAAAAATTGGTCGTGTACAAAAAGAAAAATCTCATGAAATATCACAAGTGTTTAGAAATATCGAGTTGTTAAGGAATTTTAACAAAGATTTAAAAATAAAGATTAACACGGTGGTAAATAAACACAACTACAATGAGTATTTAGGAAACTTTATTAATTTAATAAAACCAGATAAATGGAAAATATTCCAAGCTTTAAGTATCAATTCCGACGAAATACATTGCAATGAAGCACAGTATAAAACATTTTTACAAAATCATAAAGATTTAAAAGTATCTACTTTTACTGAGTCTAATGATGAGATGATTGATTCTTATATAATGATTGATCCTCATGGAAGATTCTATCAAAATACAAACGGGACTTATACCTATTCAAAATCAATACTTGATATTACAGAGAATGAAATTGCAAAGTGTTTTAATGTTGATATGAATAAATACAATGAAAGATATGAGGAGAATAATTATGCAAAATAAAAACATAGCAGTTTTCTTTGACTGTGAAAACATATCAGCAACTTTCGTATCTTCTATTTTTGAAGAGCTTGCTAAATATGGTGAAGTAATTATTCGTCAAGCTTTTAAAGACTGGGGATCTTCTGCTAATAAAAACTGGAATCAAAACTTAATAGAAGAATTTGCCATTGAACCAATTCAAGTGTTTTCTTCAAAAAGTGGAAAAAATAGTTCTGACTTAAGAGTGCAACGGGCAGTTATTGAAACAATCAATAAAAACGTTGTAGATACAATTGCTTTAGTATCAAGTGATAGTGACTTTAGAGATTTGGCAATGTATATTAGAGCTAATGGATTTGACTCATTTGGATTTGGAGAGAGTAAAACTCCTTTATCATTGAGAAATGCATACTCAACATTTATACAACTACCACTTAAAAAAAGTTATGAAAAAAATAAAGATACTGAAATTATAAAATTCTTAAAAGAGGCTATTAAAAATACAAAAGGTGAAAGTGAAGATTGTTTGGTCTCTCAAGTTAGAAGTTATCTAAAAAATAAAAATTCTTCATATAATCCAAAGAACTTAGGGGCTAATACATGGGGTTAGATTATAAAAAGGTTTCCTGATTATTTTGAACTTGCACATTCAGATAAAAGAAAAAGTATTTTAATTGTTAAGTTGATAAGTTTATAGGGAAGAGATTCCCTATAAATTTATTCTGTGATATCTTCACCTTTTACATGAATTTGATGTCCATCTCCTGCATCAAACACAGCACTATATTTACCATTTGGGATATTGAAAGTAACTTCACTATCTTCATTTAATCTTGTTTCTAATATTTTTTTATCATTTTGTAAAATAAAAAACTTTACACCATTTGCACTACTACCATCACTAAAACCGCCTTCGCAAGTAATAGTATTATCTCCATTATTAAAACAACTCATTAAAGCTGTATGTGCAAATAAAGAATTAGCAAGTAATGCTAAAACAACTAATGATTTTTTCATTATAACTCCTTTTTATTTTTATTTAATTCCGCCATCCCAATTGATGCTTTTTTGTGGGAATAGGGCGATAATAACCGTTAATAAGACAATACTAATATAAAAGTATGTCATAGCCTCAAAACCACTCCAAGAGAAGATATTCCCTAAAGTAAATACTAAAGAGGATAAAACAACTCCTAAACCAATAGGGAAAAATATTGCAAATAACATCCACTTGTAGCTATTTGTTTGCATTTTAACTACAATCATTGTTGCGATACAAGGTGGAGTTAGAAGCATAAAGATAATAATAGCTGTTGCATGTAAAGGTGTATAGCCACTATTTAAAGCCATAGCTTCTTCAGCTCTCATATTATCTGCTTTATTGTTTTCATATAAAGACCCAAGAGTCGCAACGGCACTTTCTCTTGCAGCAAATGAACTTAAAAATGCAACATTTATCTTCCAATCAAAACCTGCAAATTGTGTAAGTGGTTCTATCGCTCGTCCTGTCATACCAAGTATAGAGTTTTCTACTTTTTCATTTTTTATTTGTCTTAAAATAGCTTTTCTTTTACTTGATAGTTTTCTTAACTCTTTATTGATTTTTCTTGCTTCTTTATCTCTTTTTGGTTTTATATATTTATAAAAAGTTTTATTTTTTAGTAAAAAGTCTTCATCAACTGATTTTGCAGCATCTTGTGAAGTTGCAGTCATTCTTTTAGTTCTATATGTATCATAGTAGTTTAATAAAGCAGATACTTTTTCTTTTGTATTAAACTCTTCATAATAAACAGAAGATTTAACTTTTGTATCAAAAGAGTTTAATACTTGATTTGATTTATTATCAAATTTTACTTTTGATTCATCACTTAATCCAGGAAATTGAAGCATTGCAAAAAGTATAATAGCAACTGCTAAAACAATAGTTACAACTTTTTTTATATATACCCAAACCCTTTGAGAGGCTCTTATTATTACTCCTTTGAAAGTAGGAGTATGATAAGGAGGTAACTCCATTAAAAATGGTGCTGTTTCTCTTGTTTTTAAAATAGTGCTTGTAATTAGTTTTGCAACAATCATAGCTATAAATAAAGTCACTGTAGAAATGAAAAACATCATAATAGCCATATCAGGTTTGAAAAAGGCTCCTAAAATAAGAGTATAAAAAGGTACTTTTGCCAAGCAGTTCATATATGGAACAGAAAAGATAGTTGCCATTCTAGCTCTATCATCAGCAATACCTTTTGTAGACATTACTCCTGGAACTGCACAACCACCAACCATAGCACCACCAAGAACTAAAGGTAGAGTTGATTGTCCATGTAAGCCAAACTTTTTAAAGACTCTATCTAAAATAAAAGCCATACGAGGCATATAACCAACATCTTCCATAATAGCAATTAAAGCAAAAAGAATAAAAAATATAGGAAGATAGTTCATTAAAGCATTTGCACTATTTACCATCCAAATACCAAAGTCTGTAATTATAGGAACATCTGTAAAATTAGCTTCAGGAAGTATATCTATTACTAAGTTTTTAAATGCAGCTAAAATAGGCCAAGTATAGTCTGTAATCTTATATCCCCATACAATAGAGATTTGGTAAACCATAAACATAAAAAATAGTAAAATAGGAATTGCAAGAAATCTATTTAAAATGATTTTATCTACTTTTTGAGTAAGGGTCTGATTGTCTTTATTTTTTTCTTTTACTGCTTTGTGGTAAATAATATCTGCAGAGTCATATCTATATGAAGCTAAAAATGATACTGGATCTTTATCAAGTCTTTCATGGAAACTATTTTCTTCTTTTTTTGTAAAGTCTTCAATATCTGATTTATATTTTTTTATTCTTTCAATAACTGTTGAATCACCTTCTAATGTTTTTATTGCAAGCCATCTACTATTTTGCACTAAATTTATATTAGAGATTTTTTCTTCTATATTATTTATATGTGGTTCCAACTCATCATAGTTGATTTTAAACTCTTGGTAGTTGTCTTTATTTTTTGCAGTTGCAACAATATTTTTCATAATATCTTTGCCACCAAGACCTTTTGCTCCGCTTGCTTCTACAACTGGGCAATTTAGCATTTGGGAGATCTTTTTTGAGTCTATTTCTATATCTCTTCTTTTTGCAACATCCATCATATTTAATACAACTACCACTGGAATACCTATTTCAAGTAGTTGGAAAGTAAGATAAAGGTTTCTTTTTATATTAGAAGCATCTATTACGTTTACAATAACATCAGGGCTTTCATCAAGTATGAAATTTTTTGCAACTCTTTCTTCTAAAGAGTAAGAACTAAAAGAGTAAGTTCCTGGTAAATCTACCATCTGTATTTTATTATTCTCATATTTAAAGTAACCAATCTTTTTATCAACTGTTACTCCAGGGTAGTTTGCAATATGTTGTTCTATCCCACTTACAAGGTTGAAAATGGTAGATTTACCGCAGTTAGGTTGACCAGCAAGGGCAACTTTTATATTATTCATTATTAAAGCTCCTCTATTTCTACAAGGTTTGCTTCACTTCTTCTAATAGTAAGATTATAGTTATGTAGTTTTAATTGCATAGGGTCAAAAAGAGGTGCTTCTCTTATAACTTCAATTTGAGCATTTGATACAAAACCCATATCTAAAAGTTTATGAAGAAGTTTACCTTTGGCATGAAGTTTTTTGATTTTTGCTTTTTGACCTTTTTTTAATATAGCCAAACTGTTAATTTCTAGATTCATATTATTTTTCTATATTTTTCTTTGAACTACAACCTTTAGTTCCGCAGTTACAACCGCTATTTTTAAATATCTTTTTATATAAATAGAATGCTGCTAATAAAGCTATTACAATAATAAATGCATTTTCCATATTTTTCCTTTAGTAGGTATAATTATGATAATTGATATCAATAGTTTGAAACGAATAGTAATATTAGTTCCCTTTAAAGGTTCTTAAATTTGTATAGTTCATGATAAGTGATAAGAATAGAATAATTATATATTAAGTAAAAACAAAGCATTATTATAAATAAATATATTGTTAATGGTTTTAACTTGATAACAATTATCAGTTTTATTTAAACTTAGAGTGGATAAAATTATTGATAATTATTATCAAGGAGTATATATTGCCTCTATTATTACCATTAGCAACAATCTTAACAGCTGCAATTACTGTTAAAACTTTGGATAAAACTTCAAAAAAATTAACTAAACGTAGAGCAAGGAAAATTAAAAATGAAATTTGATAAAGAAGTTCAAAGAGAAGCTGCAAAAATAGGAATGACTGCAACCTTAGGTGTTACTGTTGCAACTTC belongs to Arcobacter sp. CECT 8983 and includes:
- a CDS encoding FeoA domain-containing protein — translated: MNLEINSLAILKKGQKAKIKKLHAKGKLLHKLLDMGFVSNAQIEVIREAPLFDPMQLKLHNYNLTIRRSEANLVEIEEL
- a CDS encoding NYN domain-containing protein is translated as MQNKNIAVFFDCENISATFVSSIFEELAKYGEVIIRQAFKDWGSSANKNWNQNLIEEFAIEPIQVFSSKSGKNSSDLRVQRAVIETINKNVVDTIALVSSDSDFRDLAMYIRANGFDSFGFGESKTPLSLRNAYSTFIQLPLKKSYEKNKDTEIIKFLKEAIKNTKGESEDCLVSQVRSYLKNKNSSYNPKNLGANTWG
- a CDS encoding viperin family antiviral radical SAM protein, with product MKEITINWHIIQKCNYKCYYCFAKYEKSKRKEIHYSKKEIEILLNKIYKTFNSNYKDYDIRLNIAGGEPTLSKNLGFIIETAYRIGFNVSIITNSSILTTMFIKSYAKYLSMFAISIDSINRDNNIKIGRVQKEKSHEISQVFRNIELLRNFNKDLKIKINTVVNKHNYNEYLGNFINLIKPDKWKIFQALSINSDEIHCNEAQYKTFLQNHKDLKVSTFTESNDEMIDSYIMIDPHGRFYQNTNGTYTYSKSILDITENEIAKCFNVDMNKYNERYEENNYAK
- a CDS encoding FeoB-associated Cys-rich membrane protein, encoding MENAFIIVIALLAAFYLYKKIFKNSGCNCGTKGCSSKKNIEK
- the feoB gene encoding ferrous iron transport protein B — translated: MNNIKVALAGQPNCGKSTIFNLVSGIEQHIANYPGVTVDKKIGYFKYENNKIQMVDLPGTYSFSSYSLEERVAKNFILDESPDVIVNVIDASNIKRNLYLTFQLLEIGIPVVVVLNMMDVAKRRDIEIDSKKISQMLNCPVVEASGAKGLGGKDIMKNIVATAKNKDNYQEFKINYDELEPHINNIEEKISNINLVQNSRWLAIKTLEGDSTVIERIKKYKSDIEDFTKKEENSFHERLDKDPVSFLASYRYDSADIIYHKAVKEKNKDNQTLTQKVDKIILNRFLAIPILLFFMFMVYQISIVWGYKITDYTWPILAAFKNLVIDILPEANFTDVPIITDFGIWMVNSANALMNYLPIFFILFALIAIMEDVGYMPRMAFILDRVFKKFGLHGQSTLPLVLGGAMVGGCAVPGVMSTKGIADDRARMATIFSVPYMNCLAKVPFYTLILGAFFKPDMAIMMFFISTVTLFIAMIVAKLITSTILKTRETAPFLMELPPYHTPTFKGVIIRASQRVWVYIKKVVTIVLAVAIILFAMLQFPGLSDESKVKFDNKSNQVLNSFDTKVKSSVYYEEFNTKEKVSALLNYYDTYRTKRMTATSQDAAKSVDEDFLLKNKTFYKYIKPKRDKEARKINKELRKLSSKRKAILRQIKNEKVENSILGMTGRAIEPLTQFAGFDWKINVAFLSSFAARESAVATLGSLYENNKADNMRAEEAMALNSGYTPLHATAIIIFMLLTPPCIATMIVVKMQTNSYKWMLFAIFFPIGLGVVLSSLVFTLGNIFSWSGFEAMTYFYISIVLLTVIIALFPQKSINWDGGIK